From one Pempheris klunzingeri isolate RE-2024b chromosome 9, fPemKlu1.hap1, whole genome shotgun sequence genomic stretch:
- the LOC139207338 gene encoding hyaluronan mediated motility receptor-like isoform X5, with protein sequence MRRFFQAHRNEDYSQIQYLTAKCTRLAHDKAVLDREFLVSRDRERKLQNDLEAAIAQLHHQEQLNMELRMKQDQLIGRIHHQQDLVVLLRQRVVLLVEESSRDGELLQQVGLQLQYLQSSEEKLEGLVEELHAEAQHRAVVAESLQAELHVEAQRRAVLTKSLEAELRSKTEELEELQEINKTLTEELKNVRTAHQKEVRELQQENEGSLRKLQETAEQFEWLCQQQRYWMCCVKRFKVCLMEERDALLGQVRMLEKKAEKLKESSRDDSPTQGVLCPLQDPECCDGSITSWDADAVVDLESQAGSPINGYQKPP encoded by the exons ATGAGGAGGTTTTTTCAAGCACACAGGAACGAAGACTACAGTCAGATCCAGTATCTGACGGCCAAGTGCACCCGTCTGGCTCATGACAAAG cagtgcTCGACAGGGAGTTTCTGGTGtccagagacagggagaggaagcTGCAAAATGATCTGGAAGCTGCGATCGCTCAACTCCACCACCAGGAGCAGCTGAACATGGAGCTGAGGATGAAACAGGACCAACTCATCGGGAGGATCCACCATCAACAG GACCTGGTGGTCTTGCTGCGGCAACGTGTGgtcctgctggtggaggagagcaGCCGGGATggggagctgctgcagcaggtcgGCTTACAGCTGCAGTATCTGCAGAGCTCTGAGGAGAAGCTGGAGGGcctggtggaggagctgcatGCTGAGGCCCAACACAGAGCCGTGGTGGCAGAGAGCCTCCAGGCAGAGCTGCACGTTGAGGCCCAGCGGAGAGCTGTACTGACCAAGAGCCTGGAGGCAGAGCTGCGCAG TAAGACAGAGGAGTTGGAGGAGCTACAAGAAATCAACAAAACGTTGACGGAGGAGCTGAAAAATGTACGCACCGCTCATCAAAAGGAG GtgagggagctgcagcaggagaatgAGGGGAGCCTGAGGAAACTACAGGAGACGGCGGAGCAGTTTGAGTGGCTCTGTCAGCAGCAGCGCTACTGGATGTGCTGTGTGAAGAG ATTCAAAGTTTgcctgatggaggagagagatgcTCTGCTGGGACAGGTCAGGATGCTGGAAAAGAAGGCTGAGAAACTGAAGGAGAGTTCACGCGATGACAGTCCCACACAGGGCGTCCTCTGTCCCCTACAGGATCCCGAATGTTGTGACGG CAGTATAACATCGTGGGATGCAGACGCAGTGGTTGACCTCGAGTCTCAG GCAGGGAGCCCTATCAACGGATACCAAAAACCTCCTTGA
- the LOC139207338 gene encoding hyaluronan mediated motility receptor-like isoform X2 — protein sequence MRRFFQAHRNEDYSQIQYLTAKCTRLAHDKAVLDREFLVSRDRERKLQNDLEAAIAQLHHQEQLNMELRMKQDQLIGRIHHQQDLVVLLRQRVVLLVEESSRDGELLQQVGLQLQYLQSSEEKLEGLVEELHAEAQHRAVVAESLQAELHVEAQRRAVLTKSLEAELRSKTEELEELQEINKTLTEELKNVRTAHQKEVRELQQENEGSLRKLQETAEQFEWLCQQQRYWMCCVKRFKVCLMEERDALLGQVRMLEKKAEKLKESSRDDSPTQGVLCPLQDPECCDGITSWDADAVVDLESQVKKSNTLYEELFNQGALSTDTKNLLEDRSLEPGLVFFFSSHLLQTRR from the exons ATGAGGAGGTTTTTTCAAGCACACAGGAACGAAGACTACAGTCAGATCCAGTATCTGACGGCCAAGTGCACCCGTCTGGCTCATGACAAAG cagtgcTCGACAGGGAGTTTCTGGTGtccagagacagggagaggaagcTGCAAAATGATCTGGAAGCTGCGATCGCTCAACTCCACCACCAGGAGCAGCTGAACATGGAGCTGAGGATGAAACAGGACCAACTCATCGGGAGGATCCACCATCAACAG GACCTGGTGGTCTTGCTGCGGCAACGTGTGgtcctgctggtggaggagagcaGCCGGGATggggagctgctgcagcaggtcgGCTTACAGCTGCAGTATCTGCAGAGCTCTGAGGAGAAGCTGGAGGGcctggtggaggagctgcatGCTGAGGCCCAACACAGAGCCGTGGTGGCAGAGAGCCTCCAGGCAGAGCTGCACGTTGAGGCCCAGCGGAGAGCTGTACTGACCAAGAGCCTGGAGGCAGAGCTGCGCAG TAAGACAGAGGAGTTGGAGGAGCTACAAGAAATCAACAAAACGTTGACGGAGGAGCTGAAAAATGTACGCACCGCTCATCAAAAGGAG GtgagggagctgcagcaggagaatgAGGGGAGCCTGAGGAAACTACAGGAGACGGCGGAGCAGTTTGAGTGGCTCTGTCAGCAGCAGCGCTACTGGATGTGCTGTGTGAAGAG ATTCAAAGTTTgcctgatggaggagagagatgcTCTGCTGGGACAGGTCAGGATGCTGGAAAAGAAGGCTGAGAAACTGAAGGAGAGTTCACGCGATGACAGTCCCACACAGGGCGTCCTCTGTCCCCTACAGGATCCCGAATGTTGTGACGG TATAACATCGTGGGATGCAGACGCAGTGGTTGACCTCGAGTCTCAGGTGAAGAAGTCAAACACGCTGTATGAGGAGCTCTTTAACCAG GGAGCCCTATCAACGGATACCAAAAACCTCCTTGAGGACAGAAGCCTGGAGCCTGGACTCgtattctttttctcttcccacCTCCTGCAAACCAGAAGATAA
- the LOC139207338 gene encoding hyaluronan-mediated motility receptor-like isoform X4, whose amino-acid sequence MRRFFQAHRNEDYSQIQYLTAKCTRLAHDKAVLDREFLVSRDRERKLQNDLEAAIAQLHHQEQLNMELRMKQDQLIGRIHHQQDLVVLLRQRVVLLVEESSRDGELLQQVGLQLQYLQSSEEKLEGLVEELHAEAQHRAVVAESLQAELHVEAQRRAVLTKSLEAELRSKTEELEELQEINKTLTEELKNVRTAHQKEVRELQQENEGSLRKLQETAEQFEWLCQQQRYWMCCVKRFKVCLMEERDALLGQVRMLEKKAEKLKESSRDDSPTQGVLCPLQDPECCDGSITSWDADAVVDLESQVKKSNTLYEELFNQAGSPINGYQKPP is encoded by the exons ATGAGGAGGTTTTTTCAAGCACACAGGAACGAAGACTACAGTCAGATCCAGTATCTGACGGCCAAGTGCACCCGTCTGGCTCATGACAAAG cagtgcTCGACAGGGAGTTTCTGGTGtccagagacagggagaggaagcTGCAAAATGATCTGGAAGCTGCGATCGCTCAACTCCACCACCAGGAGCAGCTGAACATGGAGCTGAGGATGAAACAGGACCAACTCATCGGGAGGATCCACCATCAACAG GACCTGGTGGTCTTGCTGCGGCAACGTGTGgtcctgctggtggaggagagcaGCCGGGATggggagctgctgcagcaggtcgGCTTACAGCTGCAGTATCTGCAGAGCTCTGAGGAGAAGCTGGAGGGcctggtggaggagctgcatGCTGAGGCCCAACACAGAGCCGTGGTGGCAGAGAGCCTCCAGGCAGAGCTGCACGTTGAGGCCCAGCGGAGAGCTGTACTGACCAAGAGCCTGGAGGCAGAGCTGCGCAG TAAGACAGAGGAGTTGGAGGAGCTACAAGAAATCAACAAAACGTTGACGGAGGAGCTGAAAAATGTACGCACCGCTCATCAAAAGGAG GtgagggagctgcagcaggagaatgAGGGGAGCCTGAGGAAACTACAGGAGACGGCGGAGCAGTTTGAGTGGCTCTGTCAGCAGCAGCGCTACTGGATGTGCTGTGTGAAGAG ATTCAAAGTTTgcctgatggaggagagagatgcTCTGCTGGGACAGGTCAGGATGCTGGAAAAGAAGGCTGAGAAACTGAAGGAGAGTTCACGCGATGACAGTCCCACACAGGGCGTCCTCTGTCCCCTACAGGATCCCGAATGTTGTGACGG CAGTATAACATCGTGGGATGCAGACGCAGTGGTTGACCTCGAGTCTCAGGTGAAGAAGTCAAACACGCTGTATGAGGAGCTCTTTAACCAG GCAGGGAGCCCTATCAACGGATACCAAAAACCTCCTTGA
- the LOC139207338 gene encoding hyaluronan mediated motility receptor-like isoform X3, translating to MRRFFQAHRNEDYSQIQYLTAKCTRLAHDKVLDREFLVSRDRERKLQNDLEAAIAQLHHQEQLNMELRMKQDQLIGRIHHQQDLVVLLRQRVVLLVEESSRDGELLQQVGLQLQYLQSSEEKLEGLVEELHAEAQHRAVVAESLQAELHVEAQRRAVLTKSLEAELRSKTEELEELQEINKTLTEELKNVRTAHQKEVRELQQENEGSLRKLQETAEQFEWLCQQQRYWMCCVKRFKVCLMEERDALLGQVRMLEKKAEKLKESSRDDSPTQGVLCPLQDPECCDGSITSWDADAVVDLESQVKKSNTLYEELFNQGALSTDTKNLLEDRSLEPGLVFFFSSHLLQTRR from the exons ATGAGGAGGTTTTTTCAAGCACACAGGAACGAAGACTACAGTCAGATCCAGTATCTGACGGCCAAGTGCACCCGTCTGGCTCATGACAAAG tgcTCGACAGGGAGTTTCTGGTGtccagagacagggagaggaagcTGCAAAATGATCTGGAAGCTGCGATCGCTCAACTCCACCACCAGGAGCAGCTGAACATGGAGCTGAGGATGAAACAGGACCAACTCATCGGGAGGATCCACCATCAACAG GACCTGGTGGTCTTGCTGCGGCAACGTGTGgtcctgctggtggaggagagcaGCCGGGATggggagctgctgcagcaggtcgGCTTACAGCTGCAGTATCTGCAGAGCTCTGAGGAGAAGCTGGAGGGcctggtggaggagctgcatGCTGAGGCCCAACACAGAGCCGTGGTGGCAGAGAGCCTCCAGGCAGAGCTGCACGTTGAGGCCCAGCGGAGAGCTGTACTGACCAAGAGCCTGGAGGCAGAGCTGCGCAG TAAGACAGAGGAGTTGGAGGAGCTACAAGAAATCAACAAAACGTTGACGGAGGAGCTGAAAAATGTACGCACCGCTCATCAAAAGGAG GtgagggagctgcagcaggagaatgAGGGGAGCCTGAGGAAACTACAGGAGACGGCGGAGCAGTTTGAGTGGCTCTGTCAGCAGCAGCGCTACTGGATGTGCTGTGTGAAGAG ATTCAAAGTTTgcctgatggaggagagagatgcTCTGCTGGGACAGGTCAGGATGCTGGAAAAGAAGGCTGAGAAACTGAAGGAGAGTTCACGCGATGACAGTCCCACACAGGGCGTCCTCTGTCCCCTACAGGATCCCGAATGTTGTGACGG CAGTATAACATCGTGGGATGCAGACGCAGTGGTTGACCTCGAGTCTCAGGTGAAGAAGTCAAACACGCTGTATGAGGAGCTCTTTAACCAG GGAGCCCTATCAACGGATACCAAAAACCTCCTTGAGGACAGAAGCCTGGAGCCTGGACTCgtattctttttctcttcccacCTCCTGCAAACCAGAAGATAA
- the LOC139207338 gene encoding hyaluronan mediated motility receptor-like isoform X6 → MRRFFQAHRNEDYSQIQYLTAKCTRLAHDKAVLDREFLVSRDRERKLQNDLEAAIAQLHHQEQLNMELRMKQDQLIGRIHHQQDLVVLLRQRVVLLVEESSRDGELLQQVGLQLQYLQSSEEKLEGLVEELHAEAQHRAVVAESLQAELHVEAQRRAVLTKSLEAELRSKTEELEELQEINKTLTEELKNVRTAHQKEVRELQQENEGSLRKLQETAEQFEWLCQQQRYWMCCVKRFKVCLMEERDALLGQVRMLEKKAEKLKESSRDDSPTQGVLCPLQDPECCDGITSWDADAVVDLESQAGSPINGYQKPP, encoded by the exons ATGAGGAGGTTTTTTCAAGCACACAGGAACGAAGACTACAGTCAGATCCAGTATCTGACGGCCAAGTGCACCCGTCTGGCTCATGACAAAG cagtgcTCGACAGGGAGTTTCTGGTGtccagagacagggagaggaagcTGCAAAATGATCTGGAAGCTGCGATCGCTCAACTCCACCACCAGGAGCAGCTGAACATGGAGCTGAGGATGAAACAGGACCAACTCATCGGGAGGATCCACCATCAACAG GACCTGGTGGTCTTGCTGCGGCAACGTGTGgtcctgctggtggaggagagcaGCCGGGATggggagctgctgcagcaggtcgGCTTACAGCTGCAGTATCTGCAGAGCTCTGAGGAGAAGCTGGAGGGcctggtggaggagctgcatGCTGAGGCCCAACACAGAGCCGTGGTGGCAGAGAGCCTCCAGGCAGAGCTGCACGTTGAGGCCCAGCGGAGAGCTGTACTGACCAAGAGCCTGGAGGCAGAGCTGCGCAG TAAGACAGAGGAGTTGGAGGAGCTACAAGAAATCAACAAAACGTTGACGGAGGAGCTGAAAAATGTACGCACCGCTCATCAAAAGGAG GtgagggagctgcagcaggagaatgAGGGGAGCCTGAGGAAACTACAGGAGACGGCGGAGCAGTTTGAGTGGCTCTGTCAGCAGCAGCGCTACTGGATGTGCTGTGTGAAGAG ATTCAAAGTTTgcctgatggaggagagagatgcTCTGCTGGGACAGGTCAGGATGCTGGAAAAGAAGGCTGAGAAACTGAAGGAGAGTTCACGCGATGACAGTCCCACACAGGGCGTCCTCTGTCCCCTACAGGATCCCGAATGTTGTGACGG TATAACATCGTGGGATGCAGACGCAGTGGTTGACCTCGAGTCTCAG GCAGGGAGCCCTATCAACGGATACCAAAAACCTCCTTGA
- the LOC139207338 gene encoding hyaluronan mediated motility receptor-like isoform X1 → MRRFFQAHRNEDYSQIQYLTAKCTRLAHDKAVLDREFLVSRDRERKLQNDLEAAIAQLHHQEQLNMELRMKQDQLIGRIHHQQDLVVLLRQRVVLLVEESSRDGELLQQVGLQLQYLQSSEEKLEGLVEELHAEAQHRAVVAESLQAELHVEAQRRAVLTKSLEAELRSKTEELEELQEINKTLTEELKNVRTAHQKEVRELQQENEGSLRKLQETAEQFEWLCQQQRYWMCCVKRFKVCLMEERDALLGQVRMLEKKAEKLKESSRDDSPTQGVLCPLQDPECCDGSITSWDADAVVDLESQVKKSNTLYEELFNQGALSTDTKNLLEDRSLEPGLVFFFSSHLLQTRR, encoded by the exons ATGAGGAGGTTTTTTCAAGCACACAGGAACGAAGACTACAGTCAGATCCAGTATCTGACGGCCAAGTGCACCCGTCTGGCTCATGACAAAG cagtgcTCGACAGGGAGTTTCTGGTGtccagagacagggagaggaagcTGCAAAATGATCTGGAAGCTGCGATCGCTCAACTCCACCACCAGGAGCAGCTGAACATGGAGCTGAGGATGAAACAGGACCAACTCATCGGGAGGATCCACCATCAACAG GACCTGGTGGTCTTGCTGCGGCAACGTGTGgtcctgctggtggaggagagcaGCCGGGATggggagctgctgcagcaggtcgGCTTACAGCTGCAGTATCTGCAGAGCTCTGAGGAGAAGCTGGAGGGcctggtggaggagctgcatGCTGAGGCCCAACACAGAGCCGTGGTGGCAGAGAGCCTCCAGGCAGAGCTGCACGTTGAGGCCCAGCGGAGAGCTGTACTGACCAAGAGCCTGGAGGCAGAGCTGCGCAG TAAGACAGAGGAGTTGGAGGAGCTACAAGAAATCAACAAAACGTTGACGGAGGAGCTGAAAAATGTACGCACCGCTCATCAAAAGGAG GtgagggagctgcagcaggagaatgAGGGGAGCCTGAGGAAACTACAGGAGACGGCGGAGCAGTTTGAGTGGCTCTGTCAGCAGCAGCGCTACTGGATGTGCTGTGTGAAGAG ATTCAAAGTTTgcctgatggaggagagagatgcTCTGCTGGGACAGGTCAGGATGCTGGAAAAGAAGGCTGAGAAACTGAAGGAGAGTTCACGCGATGACAGTCCCACACAGGGCGTCCTCTGTCCCCTACAGGATCCCGAATGTTGTGACGG CAGTATAACATCGTGGGATGCAGACGCAGTGGTTGACCTCGAGTCTCAGGTGAAGAAGTCAAACACGCTGTATGAGGAGCTCTTTAACCAG GGAGCCCTATCAACGGATACCAAAAACCTCCTTGAGGACAGAAGCCTGGAGCCTGGACTCgtattctttttctcttcccacCTCCTGCAAACCAGAAGATAA